In Microbulbifer elongatus, the DNA window CCCGGCCGTTTTGCACGGCAATAAGGGGCGCACTGCCCCCTTAAATGATGGTTTTGCTTTTCAGCTGCGACTGCGCCTTCTGTAGCGCCTTCAGCACTTTTTCTTTGTCGTAGTTGCGAATCTTCTCGAGGTCCAGGTGCATGGCAAAGCCCGGAGCATGCTCCTCTAGGTAGCTCTGCTGGCCACCGAGGTTTTTGCGCAGGTCGGATACCGAATACACCTTCACCGGGGTGCTGAAGCCTTTCACCGTAATGTGGCCTTTATCCCGGCACATCACGGTCTGCTTGATCATTGCCCAGGTCTCATGGCTGATCAGAATCTCCCCTGGCTCGGCGGCGCTTTCAAGGCGCGCTGCCAGGTTTACGTGTGTGCCCATGACCGTGTAGGTTTGGTGATCGGCGGTACCGAAAACACCCACGGTGCAGTAGCCGGTATTGATACCCATGCGAATCTGCAGGGGGTGGGAGATGCCCTGGTCGTACCACTCCTGCATCATCTCCCGCACCCGCTTGCGCATGGCCAGCGCCATGGCCACACAGCGCAGGGCGTCGGATTTTGGCCCTTTGCTCTGGTCGTCTCCGAACACCACCATTACCGCATCGCCGATGAACTTATCGATGGTGCCGCCGTAATGGGCGACGATGCGCGACATCTCGGTCAAATAGCTGTTCAGCAGGCGGGTGAGGGTTTCCGCTTCCATCTCCTCGGTCAGCTGACTGAAATCCTTGATGTCAGAAAAGAACACTGTGAGCAGCTTGCGCTCGGTGACAATCTCTTTTTCCTTGCCGGTGGTTACCGCGCGCCACAGGCGCTTGGGGAGGTAGCGGGAAAGCTTGTAGCTGGCGAGGTTGGCGATGCGCTGCTCTTTCTGCAGCTGCTCGTTATCGCGCTTTAGGGTGGAGATCTGCTTGAACATGTAAAAGGCATGACAGCAGAAGTAGGTGAATACGCCGATCAGGCTGGCGGCGCTGATATTCAGGTCTGCGTTTACCACCAGCGCCGGGCGGTGTATCAGGTAGCCAACCCCCACGCCGAGTAACATGGCGGTATTGTGCTCGAACCAGCTGCGCCCACCCCCTAGTGTCAGTGCGTTGAACTGCACCATGGTCAGGAACAGCAGACTCGGCAACAGGCTGAAATTGGAAAGCGCCATGGCCATGCCGACCAGCAGTGCGTCGGTAAACGATAACCAGCGGTGTACCTCGGCCTGGTTCTCGGGAATCGCGCGGCGGCTGATTTGGTAGGCGATGGGAATATAGGCGAGCAGTATGATCGCCATGCCCAGTGGGAGAAGGGCACTCTGCGTGAATAAGGATGACCAGGAGATACTGTTCAGTAGCGTGCCGGAGGCCGCAAAACAGATCAGAGCGCGAAAATACAGCGGGTACCGGGAATCGGATATTGCGCTGTTGGTTTCTTCAGGCTGGTTCTGCATGAACGCTGGGTCTTATCAAAGCTTTGCTGCAACAATCGGGTCGGTTGTAACCACGCTGCAGGTGTTAAATGGGCGCTTGTTGTTTTCTTCTCGTCCGCATCGGTGTCGGCTGCCAGTGCGCATTGACTAGTTTTTAGTCGACAGCATCTTGTTGATCGTTGTTGCTGTTGCAAATGCGTGGCATGGGTCACTGACAGGCGCAAAGTTTACCCTTATCCGAAGGTGAAAGCGACGCTAATTGACCATCCGGCCGTAGTCTGGACGGTCGTGCAAGATAGTTTTTATTGGCCAGTAAGATAGAATCGCCGGTCTGCTGAGGCAGGCCCGGGCAACGGCCTGTTCAGATGAAGGCAAATAACAGGAGGCATATATGGACGCGTTGGATGCACTGCACAACCGGGTTTCGATTGGGGTATTGACGGAGCCCGCCCCCGAGGGCGCCCAGCGAGAAAATATCTTCCGCTCGGCCCTGCGTGCTGCCGATCACGGCAACCTCCGTCCCTGGCGGTTTCTGGTGGTGGAGGGCAGTGCACGGCACCGGCTGGGGGATATCTACCTGGCGGCCAGTGCGGATCAGGAAGACCTGAGCGAGGCCCAGAAAGACCGTATCCGCGCCATGCCACTTCGTGCCCCACTGGTCATCGTCGCCATTACGCGCCTCCAGGATCACCCCAAAGTGCCTTTCAACGAACAGCGCATGTCCACCGCGGGAGCGGTACAGGCGATGATCACTGCGGCATTTGCTCAAAATGTGGGCGCTTACTGGCGCACCGGCGCACTTGCGGAAAACCAGCAGGTGGCCAACGCCCTGGGGTTGGCAGACAACGAAGAGATCAGCGGTTTCATCTACATGGGTACCCCTGCCAAGCCCCCACGCCCCGCCCCGGACCTCGCCATAGAGGACTTCTTCGCTGACTGGAGCGGTGAGTAAGGTAGCAAAGCGAATGGCTCGGCGGCATTTTTTCCCAAATACACTTGCACCGGCCGCCGCCATTCTGTAAAGTGCGCGCTCGCTGATCGGGGCGCTATGTTACTGATTAGCAAGACAATTTGGTGAGGTGTCCGAGTGGCCGAAGGAGCACGCCTGGAAAGTGTGTATGTCGAAAGGCATCGAGGGTTCGAATCCCTCCCTCACCGCCATATACAAAAAAAGCCCCATGCGAAAGCATAGGGCTTTTTTTGTATATGGCGGTGCAACGCCCCGAGCGCTGCTTGAGAGTCCGCGCGTAGCGCCGGAGACCAGCGAGGCAGCGAAGCGAATCCCTCCCTCCGGTTCGATTAACTCCTGCCAGCCTTGATCCCCATCCCGTCCATCCCGTAAACACAGTCATACCCGCCTGAGCAACATTCGTCAGCGTTATTCATCGCGGCCGCAGGCCCGAAACTTGCTTGCTCTTCTCTGCGAAGGTGACACTGTTTGCGAAAGCCAGTAGAACATCACCGAAAATATCTATAACCAGACTCCAGGGGAACCATGGCACTCTTTCACTATTTTCGTTGTTCAGTTATTTGTCTAAGCCTGTTTTCCACCCCTGCTCTTGGCATGACCCACATCACCGCCGATCGCATGATCGACGTGGAAACCGGCGAGGTGATAGAGGCCCCGGTGATCTCCGTCGATGGCAATCGCATTGCCTCTGTTACCGCCAATGGCGAAGTCCCTGAAGATGCCATCCGCCTGCCGGGCGCTACCCTGATCCCGGGCCTGATGGACATGCACGTCCACCTCACCGGCGATGCGCACACCCACGGTTACCGTCGCCTCGCGGTCTCCGCTATGCGCTCTGCGCTCACTGGCGCCAAGAACGCGCGCATTTCTCTGGAGTCCGGCTTCACCACAATGCGCAACCTGGGCGCCCCGGGTTTCGCCGACGTGGCTTTGCGAGATGCGATCAATGCTGGCGATATTCCCGGCCCGCGTCTATTCGTGTCCGGCCCCGCAATCGGTATCACCGGCGGTCACTGCGATAACAATCTGCTGCCCATCGCATACAAAGCCAAAGGCGGCGGTGTGGCGGATGGCCCCTGGGCGGTGCGTGCCAAGGTACGGGAAAATTTCAAATACGGCGCAGACCTGATCAAGCTTTGCGCCACCGGT includes these proteins:
- a CDS encoding adenylate/guanylate cyclase domain-containing protein: MQNQPEETNSAISDSRYPLYFRALICFAASGTLLNSISWSSLFTQSALLPLGMAIILLAYIPIAYQISRRAIPENQAEVHRWLSFTDALLVGMAMALSNFSLLPSLLFLTMVQFNALTLGGGRSWFEHNTAMLLGVGVGYLIHRPALVVNADLNISAASLIGVFTYFCCHAFYMFKQISTLKRDNEQLQKEQRIANLASYKLSRYLPKRLWRAVTTGKEKEIVTERKLLTVFFSDIKDFSQLTEEMEAETLTRLLNSYLTEMSRIVAHYGGTIDKFIGDAVMVVFGDDQSKGPKSDALRCVAMALAMRKRVREMMQEWYDQGISHPLQIRMGINTGYCTVGVFGTADHQTYTVMGTHVNLAARLESAAEPGEILISHETWAMIKQTVMCRDKGHITVKGFSTPVKVYSVSDLRKNLGGQQSYLEEHAPGFAMHLDLEKIRNYDKEKVLKALQKAQSQLKSKTII
- a CDS encoding nitroreductase family protein; amino-acid sequence: MDALDALHNRVSIGVLTEPAPEGAQRENIFRSALRAADHGNLRPWRFLVVEGSARHRLGDIYLAASADQEDLSEAQKDRIRAMPLRAPLVIVAITRLQDHPKVPFNEQRMSTAGAVQAMITAAFAQNVGAYWRTGALAENQQVANALGLADNEEISGFIYMGTPAKPPRPAPDLAIEDFFADWSGE